In Nostoc piscinale CENA21, the genomic stretch TGTTATTATTTGATACAACTTTAAAGCTGGCTGGGATTAAACCTTTAGTTGGGGTATAAGCATCCAATAGTTGTTTTTTCGGCTGTAATTTTAATGTTTCTTCTAGAAAATTACGAACAATATCATATCTACCTTGAATGAGAAATAATAAGGCTGAAGCCGCAAAATCACGGATAAAACAATGGTCATAGTTTAGTGGAAATTCTAAGCTATCTTTAGCCGCTACAGTACCTATAGGACGACCTTGATAGTAAACAATTGCGTCTTCTAGTAATTGCCATGCTTGTTTTTCAATCTTGTCAACTATCACTAATTCCTTCCTTGACATTACAAAAACTTCCAGTCTATCTGGAATTTGCTAGTGAACAATACTCTGATTTAGCTATAAAAAAAGTTTTATCTTATGTTGTAATATTTACTGATGATGAGCATATTTTCATAACCAGTAATATTTGAATAAACTAAAATTACTGCTTTTATCTTTTCTTATATGATATCTTCTTGAAGCTATGAGTGATAAAAAATCAGTAAATAAAAAACCCTTTATTAGCTATAAAGGGTTTTTTATTTATTGTTAATTATGAACAGTTTTCTGACTTTATAAGCAGTATAATTACCTTCTTGAGAAGATAAATATTAAGAGCTAAAAGGGTCTACACTACCAATTTCAAACTCACAAGCTCTTGATACTAACTCTGGTGGTAACTTATCGAAACTTACTAGCGGTAAATGAGAAGCATCTGTAACTAATTCTTTCGCTAATAAAAAACCTGCAATTGTCCAAGTTTGATATTTTCTAGCTTGTTTACCAATTAATCTGCCTTTTTTACCATCGTAATATTCCGGCCATTCATCTTCAGCAATACGGGCTTCTGCAATTGCGATCGCTTTTTTTGCCAAACTGGTTCTATTAGTTTTAACGGCTGCCGCTGTTAACATCCACATCAACACAGGCCAGCTACCAGCATTATGATAAGACCAAGGTATGTTTTTGGGGTCACATCCAGTTACAATTCTGTACTCTTCATCTTCTATAGCTGGGAAACAGATTTTCATCGGCATATCTCCTACTAAATCGTCCCATCTTTCATCAATTAAAGTCATAATTGCTTGTGACTGTTCTTCTGTGGCTAAATCAGAAATTATCGCCATCAAGTTACCCAAGGCAAAAAAGCGAGTATCTAACTGCGATGGCCCGACATTACCTGCAAGATAACCACCTTTTCGAGGTAGCCATTTATCTAATTCGTAATAGGGAATCGAGTCTACATAAATGTTAAATAGATTCACCGCCGCTTTACCATATTCTTCACTTTTGAAGCGATAAATAGCATTTAAGCGATTAATATCTATCCAATAATGCTGGCGAATATGTCCACATAAAAGTGGTAAACGATTATCAATCGCCATCACAATATCTTGATTACCTTGGCAAACTAATAACTCCCGTGCTGCCCTGAGTGCTGTGTAGAATAAAACTTGTATTTCTAGAGGATGGCCATATATACCCATACGACGGTCAATCATACAAGCACCGTCTGGAACTAACAAAGTTGGGTACATATCAAAACGATTAGCCAAACAAATTTCCATAATCAACCGAATTCCATTTTGAAATTCTGGTTGATAAGCTATAGAAAAATCTTTTGTCGCTACAACATAAGCACGTAACAAAATAATCCACCACAGACAAGAATCAACAGGTGTGACTCTGGCGATCGCATGTTCCCCAAAATCTGCTTCTAAATATTCTTCACCGTTCTCAACAATAACTTTAAAGCTGGCTGGAATTAAACCTCTCCCTGGCTTATAAGCATCTAATTGCCTTTCTTTTGGTTGTAACTTTAAAGTTACTTCCAAAAAGTTACGCACAATATCTGTTCTACCTTTAGCTAGAAAAATTAGTGCTGAAGAGACAAAATCTCGAATAAAACACTGGTCATAATTGAGTGCTTCTACAGAATTATCATAAGCTGCGACTGTACCAATCGGTCGCCCTCGATAATAGAGAATAGATTTTTCTAGTGCTTCCCATGCTGATTTTTGTGCAATTTCATCTGTTACTAAATTCTCTATTTGCATTGCCAGGTAAACTCCTTACAGGGTGTATATTGGTGGTAAATGCTCCTGATATGCTGATTTTCCGCCATACTCATCATAACAAACAACCTTTAATAAACAGCAGAATAATTATCTTCTTAAAGTTGATTTGCTGATTTTAATTAACAGTTTTGGAGCGATTTTACAGTTTATTAATTTCCGATAATTTAATGATATATTTCAGTGAATTACTTTGATTTTTTCACCTTATTCAAAAATTCATACTAAAAATATTGAGACAAAATATAGCCTGATATTAATGACAGTTCTGTATTCTATCTAGAACCAGTTATATCAATCAAAATATATCTTGTAAGCTATTTAAAAGTTAAATAGTTACGGTAGAATTACGTATAATATTTTTGTTCTAGAAATTACAATTTTTATTTTCCCCTATAACTTAATAATTTATAACCTTTTTTAAGAATCTGCAAGATAAATTGCGATCAAAAATTCAGGTGTCAATAGCTCAAAAGAACGATAAACACCTGACTACAGTTAGATTTATCAGCTAAATAAGAACTATAAATTGAGAAAAAATACTCAATTTCCGGCAAAATTTATATCATAAAGCTAATAAAGTTGAATAACATCCCGGCCTTTTCACCATTGTCAGTTTTGAGTAACTTGTGAACAGAGATGCCATTTCGTCTAGCTCAAGTAAGCATTAAGTATATTTGCAGTTTTCTCTACTTTTCAGGAGCTTATGCTGTCTTCTTGATCACAAATTTTTTGTAGACTCATCATCATTTCGTTTACCAACACGAAACACGTCTACTAGTTGATGTTCATCGTCAATGGTGTAGAGAATTCTATATTCTCCAGTGTCAACGCTAAGGTTCACTCATTCATCTGTGCATCTGGCAACAATAGCATCTAAGGTTGTGAAGCAGTCGTTTTCATCCACAGCAGAGAATCTGATTATCAGCATACTCCCAGAGATGTCATCGATTACTTTCAAGAGCATTATTTTGTGAATAAGTAATACCACTTCGTAGATTAGGTGAAACGCAGTGGAATCCAAAAAATCACATTTTAAGTATTTTTGCAACAAGTCTACTGAAAGACATTCATGATTTGGTGTTGGGTTACGGCGCAACTTATAGATTTACCATCTTGTTGCCCATATCTTTTGTGCGCCTCTAATGCCACCTGCTTCAACTTGGGAAACCAAAGCAACACAGTGGCTCCCCAATCTACTCTCTTCACTCTTCTTCTGGGATAGGTAAATCTAAGGCTATTAACAAAGCCTGAGATAAATGAGCCATTACCGATTGCGAAACTGCACCTCTTAAACGCAAAAAGCGGGTTTTAGATAATACCCGCACTTGATCTGCCATTGCGATCGAATCTCGCTTGAGTCCGCCATCGGGTGCTAAAATTAACACCTGAGTAGGATAAACTCGCTTACCTGATTGATACGTAGTGCAGGGAACGGCTAAAACAACTGGACTCGACGAATTAATTGCATCACGACTGACAATAAT encodes the following:
- a CDS encoding type II toxin-antitoxin system RelE/ParE family toxin — translated: MNLSVDTGEYRILYTIDDEHQLVDVFRVGKRNDDESTKNL
- a CDS encoding type II toxin-antitoxin system PemK/MazF family toxin; this translates as MRRGEVYDARLESTEGSEQGGTRPVIIVSRDAINSSSPVVLAVPCTTYQSGKRVYPTQVLILAPDGGLKRDSIAMADQVRVLSKTRFLRLRGAVSQSVMAHLSQALLIALDLPIPEEE
- a CDS encoding glycoside hydrolase 100 family protein; translated protein: MQIENLVTDEIAQKSAWEALEKSILYYRGRPIGTVAAYDNSVEALNYDQCFIRDFVSSALIFLAKGRTDIVRNFLEVTLKLQPKERQLDAYKPGRGLIPASFKVIVENGEEYLEADFGEHAIARVTPVDSCLWWIILLRAYVVATKDFSIAYQPEFQNGIRLIMEICLANRFDMYPTLLVPDGACMIDRRMGIYGHPLEIQVLFYTALRAARELLVCQGNQDIVMAIDNRLPLLCGHIRQHYWIDINRLNAIYRFKSEEYGKAAVNLFNIYVDSIPYYELDKWLPRKGGYLAGNVGPSQLDTRFFALGNLMAIISDLATEEQSQAIMTLIDERWDDLVGDMPMKICFPAIEDEEYRIVTGCDPKNIPWSYHNAGSWPVLMWMLTAAAVKTNRTSLAKKAIAIAEARIAEDEWPEYYDGKKGRLIGKQARKYQTWTIAGFLLAKELVTDASHLPLVSFDKLPPELVSRACEFEIGSVDPFSS